AGACTGGCGTCCATGGCTGCACGAAATGCGCCTGTTCAAATCATTGGAAGAAATCGTCGTTATGCGAAAAGCGGGGGACATTACCGCCAAAGCCCATACTCGGGCGATGGAGCGCTGCCGACCCGGCCTGTTTGAGTATCATCTTGAAGCGGAAATTCATCACGAATTTACTCGCCACGGCGCTCGATATCCGGCCTACAACACTATCGTCGGATCAGGTGAGAATGCCTGTATTCTGCACTACACCGAAAATGAATCTCTGCTCAAAGAAGGCGATCTGGTTCTGATAGACGCTGGCTGTGAATATCAGGGCTATGCGGGCGATATTACGCGTACTTTCCCTGTCAGCGGCCGATTCACCCCTGCCCAACGTACAATTTACGACATCGTGCTGGCGTCTCAGTATAAGGCGCTGTCGCTGCTGAAAGCGGGAAACAGCATTCGTCAGGCGAACGAAGAGGTTATTCGCGTGATGGTCACTGGCCTAGTGACGGCTGGGGTACTGGAGGGGGATGTTGACCAACTGATCGTAGACAAAGTTCATCAGCGATTTTATATGCACGGTCTGAGCCACTGGCTTGGGCTGGACGTCCACGACGTGGGTGACTACGGTTCCTCAAATCGCGGTCGACTGCTTGAGCCCGGAATGGTGCTGACGGTTGAGCCAGGGCTTTATATTGCGCCAGACGCTGACGTGCCCGCTGAGTTCCGCGGTATCGGCGTGCGCATTGAAGATAACGTGCTGATTACTGAGCACGGCAGTGAAATTCTGACCTCCGGTGTGGTGAAAGATCCGGAAGATATTGAGACTCTGATGGCTGAGGCGCGCCGATGAACGCGGTG
This DNA window, taken from Leminorella richardii, encodes the following:
- the pepP gene encoding Xaa-Pro aminopeptidase, translating into MASGSAAIVFAAPERVRSADTEYPFRQDSDFWYLTGFNEPEAVLVLIKSDESHSHSVLFNRVRDLTAEVWFGRRLGQDAALATLGVDRALPWDDVPNQLHLLLNGLDVIYHAQGLYDFADRMVFNALEKLRRGTRQNLKAPTTVTDWRPWLHEMRLFKSLEEIVVMRKAGDITAKAHTRAMERCRPGLFEYHLEAEIHHEFTRHGARYPAYNTIVGSGENACILHYTENESLLKEGDLVLIDAGCEYQGYAGDITRTFPVSGRFTPAQRTIYDIVLASQYKALSLLKAGNSIRQANEEVIRVMVTGLVTAGVLEGDVDQLIVDKVHQRFYMHGLSHWLGLDVHDVGDYGSSNRGRLLEPGMVLTVEPGLYIAPDADVPAEFRGIGVRIEDNVLITEHGSEILTSGVVKDPEDIETLMAEARR